The DNA sequence ggtgaaaataacgaacagtgatcaatctcataactcctataagcaatacaagttGCAATTCTATTATCCTGcattaatatataaacaaagttTACTGTTACATAGATTGTTCTAACTTGGAtatgatcatcattatcaaaatagtGACGCATAAATCTTTTTGCAGAATTTTATCGCAAACTGCGCGCCGTAATTGATTGAGAGTTATTTATAGAGTTCTGTCCTTGCGAAAGTTGagattaaaaatatgtaaaataatgtattaaaagtttcaaatacaatttgatattagtattttgtgtttataaCAATAGTCCAGgtaattaagaaatttataaattatgtttAATTACTTGGAATATTAAAACCGGTTTGTCAGCTTATTTATAACTCACTCACTATACGTGCACGCTCTTCATTCTGACGCCGCCCTCCACACAATTCACAGGGTGTTCGAATGGAGTTCGGGGtaacacattttaaaaattgaataccTCTTTGTTCCGGTGAGATGGGTTTAATTGGGTGTGGCACTGCCATACAATTGGGCTCATTGCcaatttgaatatataataaaaatagtgaCATTGAACCAAAATCTTTGTCATAAAGTGGCGTTGTGGACATTTCGAAATCAGATGGGCTATGCTTAAACAGGATATTCTCGGTACAAGTTGTCATTGGCAGTGAGCTATGATATTTAGGTGTGCCTACCAGATTTCAAAGATGGAGGAAACTTCAATATGGAAGCTCTGCAGTTTGAAAACTGAAGAGGACGGCAGATAGAAAAAGACCTCAGAAATTTGATACAACTCGTGAAAAAAAGCTACGCCAAAAGAGAGGTGATACAAACTAACAATTTTGTAACTCACCATttatgtacaggtatacagactcTGTGTAGCAAATACAGATACTTTATCATTAACGTGAACTTAGTAGAGAGTGAATTATGGCTACAGAGAAAGAAATTAAAGAGCAGCTTCACAATGAAAGACAAAAAACAGAACATTTAGAACACGGACTGTTCAGATTTCAAGAACAATTGTTAGCAGAAAGAAATATAAACGAAAAAAGGGAACGAGAGTTGAGAGTGGAATGAAAGGAAATACAACTGTTTATGTTGCGAAAGAGAAAAAGATTGCAAAGTTGAATGGAAGACCAATGAAAGAGAGTGACCCAGATGTATCAGAGTGGTTACAAGATGCAGAACAACATCTTCGAATTATTCATGATGAAAATGCTGGAATAGATTTTTTAATGGATAATTTGGGTGGACAGGCTAAAGATGAAATAAGATTACGCCCCACTGTAGAAAGGGATACGTCagagaaaattttgaaaataatcagAGATGTATTTTTAAGCACAGAAACTCTTGGCGCTCTGCAGCAACAGTTTTATCAACGCGATCAAAGATATGGCGAATCTTTGCAAAATTATTCTTTGGCACTTATGAAATGAGTTGAAAAGATTATCGCGAAAGACGAAAATGTAGTCACCGATTTCGATGAGTTGTTGAAAGAACGTTTTATTGAGGGCATTCGCGATTCGTCTCTCCGGAGAGAGATCAGACGGTTTTCTTTTGAAAGGAAGTCTATGTCATTTGGTGAGTTTAGACAGACAGTGTTACAGTGGTCTGAAGATTATAGAGCTGAACCACTGAGCAAATACTTTGCGAATGAAATATGCACACAAGATAGTATCCAATCTAGAGTTCTAACATCACCAAATGATAGTCAATTATTTGATCTTATGAACATTCTTAAAGTACAACAGAaacaaattgaagaaaatcaacaacaattgcaaaaattgtCTGATCAGGTCGTAAAAAGTAAATCCGATTCTGATGCAAAAACTGTCAAAGGAAATCAGCTTCCTAAAATTAAGCAATTTCATTTAACATGTTACCGTTGCGGTGGAAAGGGGCATTAAGCACCAGAATGTAGTACTCAGTTAAAAGATGACAAAACTTTTCAGGGGAAAGGTAAGTCAAAGAGCTCAAATACTAATCCTTTAAACGAGAAGCGTCCGTTGTAGAGAGTGTCAACCAGCGGACTATGGGCTTAATGACTCAATTGACCAACATATCATTGAGAAAGCTATTGGGAAATGGCCGGTGGTAACAGTCAACATAGAAGGTAAGCCAATATCGTGTCTAATTGACACTGGTTCACAAGTTTCTACAATCACCGAGTCTTACTTCCGAGATTTGTTGAAATCGGAGCCAAAATTAATAGATGTAACCAAATGGATGAGAGTGTCTGGCGCCAATCATCTACCAATTACATACATTGGTTACATTGAGGTAGAGATAGGCACTGCTCATTATTCCATTCCAAATGTTGGAATATTAGTTGTAAAGGATCCTGTtgataattttggtaaagatagAAAAATGCGTGTACCTGGCGTATTGGGAAGTAATTTTTTCCATATTCTTAAGGAACAAGTAGATCAGAACCTTATTTCGATTACAggtaaaaatgataatttactTGATACTCTGTCTGTGTTTGAAATGAGAGTATCCCCAGTTGATGACTctgaaaaattaagttttgtCAAGGTTGCAGGTCAAAATCCGGTCAAAATCCCATCTAGAACCATGAAAGTTGTAATGGATACTACACGCCAAAGTCCCAAGAACTATAGTGCTCTTGACCAAGCAGTATATGGAGATCACGGTTTTCTCCCAAGAAACATTGTAATTGACACATATGCAATTGTCAAAAACGGTATTATTCCATTCAGAGTAGTTAACATTGGTGATGAGGATGCATGGCTTAATCCAAAACAAGGGTAGGTATATTACATCGAGCAAAGGTTGAGTATTCCCTTCATCAAGATTGTGAAGTGGACATACAGGTGAGTAGTCAGGAAACACAAGTATGCATAGAAAACGTACAGCTAGAATGCAAACAAAAGGTTGATGTAAGAGATGAAGTAACTTCCACAAAGAATTCTGTAAAAATTCATGGTGTAGACGTAAACATTGGCACAGGTTTGTCTGACAATGAAAGAGACATGTTGGTATCAGTTATTAGTCAACAGGATATTTTCTGTAAGGATACTGATGATCTAGGATTTTCAGATACTGTACAGCACAGAATATTGACGACTGACAATGTTCCAGTAAAACTACCCCATAGAAGAATTCCTCCAAATCAGATGGAAGAAGTGAAGTCTCATATTCAGAAACTATTGCAGCAAGGTATAATTCGACCTAGCACAAGTCCTTACGGTGCTGCGGTGGTATTCGTGCGGAAGCGAGATAACTCTTTGCGCCTTTGCGTAGATTATAGACAGCTTAATCTTAAAACAATCAAAGATGCATTTCCAATACCGAGAATTGAAGAGACTTTAGATGCTCTTCATGGCGCGAAATACTTTTCAACTTTGGATTTGACACAAAGTTTCTATCAAGTTAAGATGGACGAGAAGGATTGTCATAAAACAGCATTTCGAGTTGGACCTCTTGGTTTATATGAATTTGTGCGCATGCCATTTGGTCTTTGCAATAGTCCGAGTACTTTCCAAAAATTAATGGAAGCTTGTTTAGGtgataagaattttgaaatacttcTTCTTTACTTGGATGACATTCTcgtattttcaaaatcttttgcAGATCATTTAGAGCGTTTAGAATCTATTTTCAACAAACTGAGGGATCATGGGTTAAAAATCAAACCTTCTAAGTGTATTGTTTTTGACAAAGGGGTTAGATATCTTGGTCATGTTGTAAGTGAGGTGGAAGTGAAAGTCGATCCGGAGAAAATTGCTGTTATTAATGACTGGAAAACGCCTAAATCAGAAAAGGAATTGCGATCTTTTCTTGGCCTAGCCGGGTACTACAGAAAATTTATTAAGAGGTTTAGTCAGATAGCAGTGTCTCTACATGCAGTGTTGACAAAGCAAGAAAAGAGAACCAAAGGTAGGAAACTAGTTACAGAACAGGTACCTTTCAGTGTTAGATGGAATGCCGACTGCGATACTGCTTTTGCAAGACCCAAAACATGTCTTACAAGTACTCCAGTTTTAGGGTTTCCAAACTTTGAGACTCCATTCATTCTGGAAACGGATGCCAACTTAAACGGACTTGGAGCAGTATTGAGCCAGCAACAAGATCACCGTGTAGTGATTGCTTATGCTTCCAGAAGTCTCAAACCAGGTGAGAAAAACATGTCAAATTATAGCTCAATGAAACTTGAGTTACTAGCACTGAAATGGGCGATAACGGATAAATTCAGAGATTATCTTTTAGGGAATGACTTTGTTGTTTATACCGACAATAATCATCTGAGCTATCTTAAGACAGCAAAATTGGGTGCGACTGAGTTAAGATGGACTTCAGAGTTGGCTCGATTCAATTTCACAATAAAGTATAGATCAGGCAAATTGAACCAAACTGCTGACAGTTTAAGCAGAATGCACTGTCAGAGTAACTCGGAAGAAATTCTATCAGATGTTTCCAAGTCAGCATCTCTGCAAGGCATTATCACAGATTGTCAGATCATCACAAATGACGAGGAAGTTGAGGAGTCAACAGTATTATCACCAACTTTTCCAGAGTACAGAATGCGATATTTGGAGAAACTACAGGGGGGTGATCCAAATATCTTTACAGTATTCAATTGGTTAGATACTGGGCATAAACCAACATCTCGACAAATTTCTAAGGAAAATAAAAAGGTAAGGAAATATAATCTTTTGCAGGTGAAAGAAGGTGTCTTGTTCATGACCAGTAAAGATTTGGATGGAGAGTATTTACAGGTTGTTCTACCTGGCTGTTTGAAACAACAAGTTTAGGAGTCCTTACATGATTGTTCTGGTCATCAAGGTCGAGAGAGAACATTGGCGTTGATCAAAAGAAGATGCTATTGGCCAGGAATGCAAGGTGATGTTATTAGATGGATTGAAAAATGTGAGAAATGCATGATCGCAAAAGCACGCATTTTTACTATCAGACCATCAATGGGGAATTTGATTGCTAAACACCCATTAGAAATTCTAGCAATGGATTACACACTTTTAGAAAAATCGTCAGATGGTTACGAAAATGTATTGGTTTTGACAGATGTTTTCACGAAATTTACACAGGCCATTCCAGAAGGCTTGAACAGTTGCTAAACATTTGGTGTACAATTGGTTCCACAAATTTGGAATTCCCAATCGTTTACACAGTGACCAAGGTAGGAATTTTGAGGGCGAAGTGGTCAAAGAGTTATGCAAGTTGTACAACATCAAGGAGTCTAGGTGTACTCCTTATCATCCCGAAGGAAACTCACAATGTGAACGATTTAATCGTACATTGCATGATCGGTTAAGGACACTGGATACAGAAAGGAAGAAGAAATGGACAACATATTTACCAgaaattgtatatgtatataacgCAACTCCACATGCAACTACTGGGTTGTATCCTTTTTATCTTCTTTTCGGTAGAGAACCAAGACTACCAATTGATCATTTCATGGGCATTAATCATGACAGTAATGCTACAGGCGTCCACGAATGGTTAGATTCACACAAGAAGCGACTCAACAAAGCACTTACTGaagcattacaaaatacaaagaaaagtGCTGAAAGACGACGCGAGTTACACGACAAGAATTTTACGCCATGTGCAATACAGGTAGGTGCAAAAGTTCTTTTGAAAAACCATGTGCAAGGCCGGAATACAATTCAAGATGTCTGGAAGGCACTTCCATATGTTGTCATAGAAAGGttacaataaaatgtttacaaggTAAGACCAGCTGACAATTGTGGACAAACAAAGGTTTTGCACCGGAAGGAAATATTTGTTACAGGAGAAATTGTTGCTCATGATGAGGAAGATATTGCAGAAGAATCCGAATTAGATTCGGAATCGCATCAGAAAACATGGGAAATTATTCACAGTGCAAATGAATTTTCGGATGGTATGGATAAGATGAGTGAAACGACTGAAGGGGATTATTCAGGTAAGGATACTGAACAAAGTAACCCACAGGTTTCTCATGACATGCCCGAATTACGGCGTTCTAAACGGTCTACCGGCGGGAAGCACTCTAACGCAATTAATCTGCCAAAATCTGTAATATCAAATAAACAATCAGCAAGTGTTGCATATTCTTTTTCTAGTGATTTTCAAGAGCTTGGACATGCAATGGCTGCACTTGATGCAAGTCTTGGTGCTAATTTAAGCCAAACATTTTCAgaatatttgcaaacaaaacaaaattgaattgaccacaatgattgtacatatattatctttcagttgaatttgaattttttcatttcatttatgtgTAGTTGATGAGGAGATCAAGAAAACTGCGCAGGGGAGATATGTGACGCATAAATCTTTTTGCGGAATTTTATCGCGAACTGCGCGCCGTAATTGATTGAGAGTTATTTATAGAGTTCTGTCCTTGCGAATCATTTCCTTTGagattaaaaaatatgcaaaataatgtttttaagtTTCAGATACAATTTGAtattagtattttgtgtttataaCAATAGTCCAGGTACCGgtaattaagaaatttataaattatgtttAATTACTTGGAATATTAAAACAGGTTTGTCGGCTTATTTATAACTCACTCACTATACGTGCACGCTCTTCATTCTGATGCCGCCCTCCACACAATTCACAGAGTGTTCGAGTAGAGTTCGGGGtaacacattttaaaaattgaataccTCTTTGTTCCGGTGAGACGGGTTTAATTGGGTGTGGCACTGCCATACAATTGGGCTCATTGCcaatttgaatatataataGAAATAGTGACATTAACCAAAATTTTTGTCATATCATGTTTATGTAACTTgacatattatatgtatatacgcTTCATAAAACACACCTTCTAGATATTGGAATAGTCACGGGAGTTATAAGTGATTGGAATATTTAACACTATGGTTATAGAAGATTTGTAGCACTGGAGACTTCCTTTAACCTATGTGCCATgttatataaaattataaaaaaaaatcatgctaccattatttttaatatacatCAATCAGAAACAAAATATCGTGTTCTATCAATTTCAAGGCTCGTACTATCAATTTCAAGGCTCCTGCTATCATTGATTTGTTCTTCGGCATCTCAGGAACACAAAACGTCGAGATCGGCACGCCCATCTTCCTTAACCCAGGATTTGTGATCAACCATATTCCTCAAAGAGAACAACccaacatggctacgtcaacaaacatatttttgatGATACAACTTCTCGATTAACATTTTGCTCTTTAACCCCCTGGTATATCCATATTCCCACAAGAGAGCTATAAATCTACAGAAAATAGCAAACGAATAAACGAATTCAGAAATTCCCGTTGTTGTATTTTGTTCTTCGATTAACATTCAACGAAGTATATTATTAAGAAATTATAGGTATTTCAAACAATAGTGCATGCTTTACGAATGATGTAACAATCAAGCGCTGTAGATGTCGCAAATGTGGCTCTTAAAGACTGTACAATAGGTAAGAAATTCTTAATAGAATCTCAATAGATGTACAGCATTACGAAAGGAATCACGCCCATTTTCCGTAACGTAATACGTATCTTTGGCAACAACAATTAGTTTATGCTTTCTGCAGAAACGCCTATACGAATAAACTACTATAAAAGCTGAATGTATGCGTAATGTTCGACATTTGTAGACATTGAATGAAGATGAAGGCCTCATATGTGACATGTTCTATTGTTGGCGATGCTTGTGTTGGCAAAACTCGCTTGATCAAATCGTTTGTTGGCGAAAAAGAAGACAAACAGTATACTCCTACAATCTTCGAGAATTATTATGGTATGTAATCTTCTGTGTTGCATACTTTGAATATATCAATTTAGTAAATATATTTGCATTAACCACATAGAGCAGTATATTTAAGATATGTTTTTGTAATTGCAGGCGAAACAGTTTGCAAGGGAAAGAAAAGCAGCATTTCTATTTATGATTTACCGGGTCAGCATGACTTTGACCAGATGCGAAGATTTGCCCTGAAGGAAAGTAATATCATCGTCATCTGCTACGATGTTCAGAAAAGAAATTCGTTTGAAAACGCACAATCCGTGTGGATTCCCGAAATTCGACAGTTTCTTGGAAAGTCCATTCCAATCGTTCTTGTAGGGATTTTGTCG is a window from the Ostrea edulis chromosome 5, xbOstEdul1.1, whole genome shotgun sequence genome containing:
- the LOC130054697 gene encoding uncharacterized protein LOC130054697, producing the protein MKMKASYVTCSIVGDACVGKTRLIKSFVGEKEDKQYTPTIFENYYGETVCKGKKSSISIYDLPGQHDFDQMRRFALKESNIIVICYDVQKRNSFENAQSVWIPEIRQFLGKSIPIVLVGILSMGKPPRSVSRREAIKLTSQMMLHDYFEVYCEGNADVSSLFSCIATIAKKTKKQKSSIFRRIFFK